In Acidobacteriota bacterium, one genomic interval encodes:
- the recB gene encoding exodeoxyribonuclease V subunit beta produces the protein MTAATERADAFDRPLDADLLIEASAGTGKTYALTTLVARLIVEERFDIDQLLIVTFTISAAGELRTRVRRLLQAARRAASGANVEPGSQAGRLGRRWRRRGIEDADALRRLTRAVRDIDRANITTIHGFCQRTLVEFALHAGTPFTFEVSGDNALAVGDAARDFWRRRMVGQPVSLLEHAQSQKFVLDEDTTTWVTRHHAQVQETRGVRSPEALPSALESKRSAWLAAVRAAQTEWSDPGQRAAFQEVADPARWTAAARKKTRVRVRGRMVFEAFETGAPEKLAPDCAGAFGAKALKAGFYKKNPPPAAPLFHHFDDIAEAGAAYGDLWLASQRLSLLEDAGRSLRHATRVDRSLSFDALLVELHRALDGSGGTELARRIRSRYPIALIDEFQDTDRLQARIFETIYPGGAGVAGGRLFVVGDPKQSIYRFRGADVFAYLEAHKRLGSSDEALELKQNYRSTPGLICAVNELFSRERPFVLSDFGFSRAAPADRKPGELVIQDEDDDQAPFQFVLIPKADGKPRTKPELTALAAKQAARDIARLIAAGKDGRAKLAGGDRPRALAARDIAVLVRKGAQGKAVAAALHELGIDSVEIGDDNIFQSDEAGGLHRLLHALCLDESEYNATQLLRGALAADLFGLDLEDLAALRDDDDAWSHWRGFAREWADVWQEHGIAALMRGILFASDAADCSANLLAYPNGPRRLTNYLHLTDLLHEVESRRRPSRQGLLDWFRQARGDAQTNDETAQLRLESDENLVKIVTAHRAKGLEFPIVFYPFAWDGRAQATGGNRKPTADYYDPEHGTPVLDLDPSDDAYDREHVEEHADELRLLYVALTRAEHRCVVTWSPEAGAEHAPLAWLLHGRGTAIHDDDAGALKENVARVKALGQGEWLAEVEALAHRARGAVSLRMIDEAADADADTEAAEADTEAAGAEAAGSLEARKLERKLERIRQRTSYSALSAGAGAGAGLLVRDRDDIDLSDGEAVVEQTAPANALEREEDGPTVFTFPSGGRSGRCLHEIFERRLGDPDAGSLERTCENALARYGFQDKWLPAVRTLVENGLETPLMAPGEAGGVFRLSDLQRPVAEMEFHLPLRGLERAKLAHCLEEHGYDHRLAGGDTGIDGFLHGFIDLTARHDGRWYVLDYKSNWLGPDPASYSTAAIAESMRHHGYHLQYLLYLTALHRLLTLRLKDYDYDRHIGGAFYLFLRGMRPNAPGSGVFHDRPSRTCIEAIDACFGGTP, from the coding sequence ATGACCGCGGCCACCGAGCGTGCCGACGCCTTCGACCGACCGCTCGACGCCGACCTTCTGATCGAGGCGAGCGCCGGGACGGGCAAGACCTACGCTCTGACCACCCTGGTCGCCCGCCTGATCGTCGAAGAGCGATTCGACATCGACCAACTCCTGATCGTCACCTTCACGATCTCCGCCGCGGGCGAACTGCGCACCCGGGTGCGGCGACTCCTCCAGGCGGCCCGGCGAGCCGCCTCCGGCGCCAACGTGGAACCCGGTTCCCAGGCCGGCAGGCTGGGGCGGCGCTGGCGGCGGCGCGGGATCGAGGACGCGGACGCCCTGAGACGCCTCACCCGCGCCGTCCGCGACATCGACCGGGCGAACATCACGACGATCCACGGCTTCTGCCAGCGGACGCTCGTCGAGTTCGCCCTTCATGCCGGCACTCCGTTCACGTTCGAAGTGAGCGGAGACAACGCGCTGGCCGTCGGCGACGCCGCGCGCGACTTCTGGCGACGCCGGATGGTCGGGCAACCCGTGTCGCTGCTGGAGCACGCGCAGTCGCAGAAGTTCGTGCTGGACGAAGACACGACGACCTGGGTCACCCGCCATCACGCCCAGGTCCAGGAAACCCGGGGGGTCCGCTCGCCGGAGGCGCTGCCGAGCGCGCTCGAGTCGAAGCGGAGCGCGTGGCTGGCAGCGGTCCGCGCGGCACAGACCGAATGGTCCGACCCGGGGCAGAGAGCCGCCTTCCAGGAAGTCGCCGACCCGGCGCGATGGACCGCGGCAGCACGGAAGAAGACACGGGTACGCGTGCGCGGCCGGATGGTCTTCGAGGCGTTCGAGACCGGCGCCCCGGAGAAACTCGCCCCGGACTGCGCCGGCGCTTTCGGCGCCAAGGCGCTGAAGGCGGGGTTCTACAAGAAGAACCCGCCGCCTGCCGCCCCGCTGTTCCACCACTTCGACGACATCGCGGAAGCCGGAGCGGCCTATGGCGATCTGTGGCTCGCAAGCCAGCGCCTCAGCCTCCTCGAGGACGCCGGCCGGTCCCTGCGACACGCCACCCGAGTCGACCGCAGCCTGAGCTTCGACGCCCTGCTGGTCGAACTCCACCGCGCGCTCGACGGGTCCGGCGGAACCGAGCTCGCGCGTCGAATCCGCTCCCGGTACCCAATCGCCCTGATCGACGAGTTCCAGGACACCGACCGGCTGCAGGCCCGGATCTTCGAGACGATCTACCCGGGCGGCGCCGGCGTGGCCGGCGGGCGACTCTTCGTCGTCGGCGACCCGAAGCAGTCGATCTACCGCTTCCGGGGCGCGGACGTGTTCGCCTATCTGGAGGCTCACAAGCGCCTGGGCTCTTCGGACGAAGCGCTGGAACTGAAACAGAACTACCGTTCGACGCCCGGACTCATTTGCGCCGTCAACGAGCTCTTCTCGCGGGAACGGCCGTTCGTCCTCTCCGACTTCGGGTTCTCGCGGGCGGCGCCGGCCGACCGGAAACCCGGGGAGCTCGTGATCCAGGACGAGGACGACGATCAGGCCCCGTTCCAGTTCGTCCTGATCCCGAAGGCGGACGGGAAGCCGCGGACCAAGCCGGAGCTGACCGCCCTGGCCGCGAAACAGGCCGCCCGGGACATCGCGCGCCTGATAGCGGCGGGCAAGGACGGCAGGGCGAAACTGGCAGGCGGCGACCGGCCCAGGGCCCTGGCCGCCCGCGACATCGCCGTGCTCGTGCGCAAGGGCGCCCAGGGCAAGGCAGTAGCGGCAGCTCTGCACGAACTCGGGATCGACAGCGTCGAGATCGGCGACGACAACATCTTTCAGTCCGACGAGGCGGGCGGCCTCCATCGCCTTCTCCACGCCCTGTGCCTGGACGAATCGGAGTACAACGCCACGCAACTGCTCCGCGGAGCGCTCGCCGCCGACCTGTTCGGACTAGACCTGGAGGACCTCGCCGCGCTGCGCGACGACGACGACGCCTGGAGCCACTGGCGAGGTTTCGCGCGCGAGTGGGCCGACGTCTGGCAGGAGCACGGTATCGCCGCGCTGATGCGGGGCATCCTGTTCGCCAGCGACGCCGCCGACTGCTCGGCGAACCTGCTCGCCTACCCGAACGGCCCCCGGCGGCTGACGAACTACCTGCACCTCACCGATCTGCTCCACGAAGTCGAGAGCCGGCGGCGGCCCTCGCGTCAGGGCCTCCTCGACTGGTTTCGGCAAGCCAGGGGGGACGCGCAGACCAACGACGAAACGGCCCAGCTTCGCCTCGAGAGCGACGAGAACCTGGTGAAGATCGTCACCGCCCACCGGGCCAAAGGCCTGGAGTTCCCGATCGTCTTCTACCCCTTCGCCTGGGACGGCCGCGCGCAGGCGACGGGCGGGAACAGAAAGCCGACGGCCGACTACTACGACCCCGAACACGGGACGCCAGTGCTCGATCTCGACCCATCGGACGACGCCTACGATCGCGAGCACGTCGAAGAGCACGCCGACGAGCTGCGGCTCCTCTACGTGGCGCTGACGCGGGCGGAGCACCGCTGCGTGGTGACCTGGTCGCCCGAAGCCGGAGCCGAACACGCGCCGTTGGCCTGGCTCCTTCACGGCCGCGGAACGGCGATCCACGACGACGACGCCGGAGCCTTGAAGGAGAACGTCGCCCGAGTCAAGGCACTGGGGCAGGGCGAGTGGCTGGCGGAGGTCGAGGCACTCGCGCACCGTGCCCGCGGCGCCGTCTCGCTGCGGATGATCGACGAGGCGGCGGATGCCGACGCCGACACTGAGGCGGCCGAAGCCGACACCGAAGCGGCAGGCGCGGAGGCGGCCGGGTCTCTCGAGGCCCGCAAGCTCGAACGCAAGCTCGAACGGATCCGGCAGCGGACGAGCTACTCCGCCCTGTCGGCCGGGGCCGGCGCGGGCGCCGGCTTGCTCGTGCGCGACCGCGACGACATCGACCTCTCCGACGGAGAAGCCGTCGTCGAACAGACGGCGCCCGCCAACGCGCTGGAACGGGAAGAAGACGGCCCTACCGTCTTCACCTTCCCCAGCGGCGGCCGCTCCGGCCGGTGCCTGCACGAGATCTTCGAGCGGCGGCTCGGCGACCCGGACGCCGGAAGCCTGGAGCGGACCTGCGAGAACGCGCTCGCCCGCTACGGCTTCCAGGACAAGTGGCTGCCGGCGGTCCGAACCCTGGTCGAGAACGGTCTGGAGACGCCACTCATGGCGCCGGGCGAGGCTGGCGGCGTGTTCCGGCTGTCGGACCTCCAACGGCCCGTCGCCGAAATGGAGTTCCACCTGCCGCTCCGCGGGCTTGAGCGCGCGAAGCTGGCACACTGCCTCGAAGAGCACGGCTACGATCACCGGCTCGCCGGGGGCGACACCGGGATCGACGGCTTCCTGCACGGCTTCATCGACCTCACGGCTCGGCACGACGGCCGGTGGTACGTCCTCGACTACAAGTCGAACTGGCTCGGCCCGGACCCGGCTTCGTACTCGACAGCGGCCATCGCGGAGTCGATGCGCCACCACGGCTACCACCTCCAGTACCTCCTTTACCTGACCGCCCTGCACCGCCTGCTGACGCTACGGCTCAAGGACTACGACTACGACCGCCACATCGGCGGCGCCTTCTACCTCTTCCTGCGCGGCATGAGGCCGAACGCTCCCGGCAGCGGCGTGTTCCACGACCGTCCGTCCCGCACCTGCATCGAAGCGATCGACGCCTGCTTTGGCGGAACGCCATGA